The region TGTTCCACATGgaggaaaaggttttaaattttgaataaCTTAACACGTAAAGTTacaaccagatatttacatacaacaacatatattttttatcacatctgaagttaaatcagactaaaactctcttgttttatgtcagaattactgaagttatttctatttgctaaatgccagaaaacttggcaaaaacagtttttagaaattgttttgtaactttcctcctattcaaaagtttacatacatttagtCAGTATCACAGATAACTGTCTCTGACTTgggtaaaaacattttgggcCTTCACTGTAGGAAGGCAGTGGCCAGGCTACTAAAATGCACATGGTATTtgatttaatcatgtttttgagATTAACAATGAGGTGATTAACTGAGCaggtgaaaagaaaagcatcttcTAGTTTGAATTTACACCAAAGTTCATCACAGTGCATTTTATGCTtcgttttaattttaaagttttaattttacagctcacaaatttttaaatgaacataatTCATTGTTGGTCATTTAGTCTTGCAGAAGAGGAAATCTTATGTCCAGTGAAACCAGTTTCCTGCACTTTGCTGCAGTTAGAGAGTAAAACAGAGGTGTGAGCCAAGAGCCATTTGAAGGTATTTGTGAGCTTTAAGCACAAATACTCTGTTTGACACAATGTCTTTCTCCTGGGTCTGAGTGCCAAAGACTTTCATTTGTCAGTCAAAATTTCTAatagctctctctctctctcactgtgtgtgtgtgtgtctgtccaGGTTGAAATTACTGTTAAACTCAAAGGAACTAAATCATATAAAAATTGattgacaaatatgtaaaatcagTAAATGTGGTTCAattcctttttgtgttttcatttattttatagaaattagATACATAGGAATTTTCACAGCATTGTAGTGTCAGGTAAAGGTTGGTCTCTCTGATTATGAACACCTAATTGTAGTTTGTAAGTGTTTGACAGATAGTTATTGTAGATTTCttataaacatttcttaaaCTGTAAGGGATGCTGGATCTTGGTCTGTGGGACCAAACAgacacatttaacattttcttctacAATACGTAAATACATACTGTACTTTATTTTCATCacacttataaaaaaaagtctgaacaaACATCAAACAATTCATTTCTGAGGATCATGTCATATAACAATTTCCTTAGATTAAAGTACTGTGATAACAGTAAGGcctgtttctgattggctagTAGTGTGCTTCTTTTTACATACATTATGAATCTGCCAATCACAAGCAGGAGGATCTGCTTAGTTAGAGGAGGTGTAAAACTGAGAGTAGATCCCCTCCCAGAAAATCtttcaatatatattttcaactGAGAAAGTTATCACTCACTTTGTGATCCATCAGCAAAATGTTCCTCTTCACTTTGGTGCTCGTGGTGCTGTTTCTACCGGAAGGCAAGTTTTTGATTATGATTAATATTATTCTAACATTATAATGTTTAGTGTGATTtcattaaatttagattttctcccattaaaaactacaataatTATCTAATTCCTGTTTGTCTTGTTaaaccttttaaactttttcttcccTCTCTGTATTTTGTGCTGATGTGATTCAACCATTTTGTCTTGGTTAAGAAGAGAATTttgttatttagaaaaaatgtaataatgttcattttctctttgttttaattagctgacaacctgaaatgtaaatgtgtaCCTGGCCCCTACGTAAATTGCTATGCAGAAACAACTGAATGTCCCTCACAGAACTATAGTTGTTTAGTAGCAACAGAAGTCTATTTTTCAGGTACGTATTTGTGAGGTTTCCAGTTGATGACATTTAGTTTCTGAACTCATCACTTTAAAGTTTATGTTCTTTAATTACAGATGGTGCAAAGATTGAGCGCAACTACAAAGGTTGCATTATATCTGAACTGTGTCTTAGCTACTCTGTCAACTTTGGAGCTGAAAGAATTGTACAAAACAGCAAGTGCTGCAGTGAAGATCTCTGCAACGCTCGGATTAACTACACAAAACCTGGTAATTAATTCATTGGTTATGTTTTTCAATACTTTGTACAATTTGAATTTACAGTGCTCACAAACTTTTTTAACCCATTAGAGATTTggataaaaaacagaatacacTTAGTTTTGTGAGTCCAGCTTCATAtacatgttttaggagaaacaagttggtgacaaaaaaattaagtttttaagaaaaaattataataattcttcatttcttttcagtAGAATAACTATCTCTGTATCTTAGAGTACAATTCCactacaaatggaaaaaagtgcTTCAGTTGTGACGgagaaaactgcacaaaaaccCTTAACTGTGCAGGGGATGAAAACTCCTGCTTTAAAGTAACAGGTAAGAGGCCAACATGTTTGCATGCTTCATATTTATCATCACAAGAACATTAAGAACAGATCCAAATGTGTTTATGACATcctaactttattctcatttttaaagaaaatgtagctgGAGTAAGTCTGACGCTGAAGGGATGTGCCTCTGAGTCGGTGTGCTCAGATAGGGCAGCTTCACTGGTGAATCAGATCACTGGATCAAATATTAGCTGCTGCCAGAGTGACTACTGCAACGGcgccagcagcaccagcagcactTTTTAATCACAATTCGTTTTCTAAAcctgttctttttatttgattctatAGCTTGGTTAGCTAAGCAGCATGTTATAATCAACAACATCCTCTATACTTTGTTGTTCTATACTAAAATAATCTTCctcaataaacacaattttttattattctgggTCCAGTACCGATCTgattctaaatgtttagttttgaaaaaataaaatgacttgaaGTTA is a window of Xiphophorus maculatus strain JP 163 A chromosome 4, X_maculatus-5.0-male, whole genome shotgun sequence DNA encoding:
- the LOC111608391 gene encoding phospholipase A2 inhibitor and Ly6/PLAUR domain-containing protein-like — encoded protein: MFLFTLVLVVLFLPEADNLKCKCVPGPYVNCYAETTECPSQNYSCLVATEVYFSDGAKIERNYKGCIISELCLSYSVNFGAERIVQNSKCCSEDLCNARINYTKPEYNSTTNGKKCFSCDGENCTKTLNCAGDENSCFKVTENVAGVSLTLKGCASESVCSDRAASLVNQITGSNISCCQSDYCNGASSTSSTF